Proteins from a single region of Bacteroidota bacterium:
- a CDS encoding adenylate/guanylate cyclase domain-containing protein, with product MTRLSLLEARLRRWFRLFLPLWVSWAVTAFVAAELVDAQPPEAPWWHSVVLPILVGGLVAAGGAWLETGVLARAGRRLPLGLTLALRTALYALVVAAALAVMIVRVLPALTGLPLSTLIEDVGVEQTIRRFWSVLVLLVLGSFVINLALQLRRVLGGGTLWALLVGRYLRPTPEERLFMFLDLTDSTAIAERLGPFRFTDFKNDFFADVAQPVLTTRGQIYQYVGDEVVITWPMAQGLRGGAFLRCFFLLEDRVQRRAAYYQATYGCVPAFKAGCHGGEVVTAFIGDLKSDLAYSGDVVNTAARIEGQCRPLGYRLLISDTLLERCPLPDGLTAEEVGTVLLRGKAEALQLYSISGPRPEQASEHERTAAVPSG from the coding sequence GTGACCCGGCTCTCGCTCCTGGAAGCACGACTCCGGCGCTGGTTCCGCCTCTTTCTCCCACTGTGGGTGAGCTGGGCCGTCACAGCCTTTGTGGCTGCCGAGTTGGTGGATGCGCAGCCTCCGGAGGCTCCGTGGTGGCACAGTGTCGTACTTCCCATTCTCGTGGGCGGTCTGGTCGCAGCGGGGGGCGCATGGCTGGAGACGGGCGTGCTGGCGCGGGCCGGGCGGCGCCTGCCGCTTGGCCTCACGCTTGCCCTGCGCACGGCGCTCTACGCCCTCGTCGTAGCCGCGGCCCTCGCCGTGATGATCGTGCGAGTGCTTCCCGCGCTGACGGGACTGCCCTTGAGCACGCTCATCGAGGACGTTGGTGTGGAGCAGACCATCCGGCGGTTCTGGTCCGTGCTCGTGCTGCTCGTGCTCGGCTCGTTCGTGATCAACCTCGCGCTGCAACTCCGCCGCGTGCTCGGCGGGGGCACGCTGTGGGCGCTGCTCGTGGGCCGCTACCTCCGCCCGACCCCGGAAGAGCGCCTCTTCATGTTCCTCGACCTGACCGACTCGACGGCGATTGCCGAGCGCCTCGGCCCGTTCCGGTTCACGGACTTCAAGAACGACTTCTTCGCCGACGTCGCCCAGCCAGTGCTGACGACCCGCGGCCAGATCTACCAGTACGTCGGCGACGAGGTGGTGATCACATGGCCGATGGCGCAGGGCCTCCGCGGCGGCGCGTTCCTTCGGTGCTTCTTTCTTCTCGAAGACCGGGTCCAGCGCCGCGCCGCGTACTACCAGGCGACCTATGGCTGCGTGCCTGCGTTCAAGGCGGGCTGCCACGGCGGCGAAGTCGTGACCGCGTTCATCGGGGACCTCAAGAGCGACCTCGCCTACTCGGGCGATGTCGTCAACACAGCGGCGCGGATCGAGGGCCAGTGCCGGCCGCTCGGGTACCGCTTGCTCATCTCCGACACGCTCCTGGAGCGCTGCCCGCTGCCCGACGGGCTGACGGCCGAGGAGGTCGGCACCGTCCTGCTTCGCGGAAAGGCTGAAGCCCTCCAACTCTACAGCATCAGTGGACCGAGACCGGAGCAGGCGTCGGAGCACGAACGGACTGCCGCCGTGCCTTCGGGGTAA
- a CDS encoding TolC family protein → MRFLLLPLLLVALSAQAQTPVSARTGAAPAPTDNGTEGSAAGVLSLSLEEAIQVALERNYAVRTAALDVATAQAQVREAWGQVLPSADVSSSYTRNLVQANPFAGSDAGGFFDSFGAISWLAFNEGARTDGDPATEPITFGEFRDRQNQGFADAGIVQNENDNPFGVANQFQNTLSISQTLYNGSAFAAIRGAQSLKDINQAALTQQQQTAIDQTRQLYYGALLAQEQVGVVRASVARTQATLGETARRVAQGVLPKFERLTAEVEVSNQQTALIEAQNGAALARNNLLFALGLPVNQEVALAGDLDLPRDTFFDTVSLDDAVATALERRPDLEQARLAIELQKVNRGITQSEYFPSLSAFANLSYIGNVPDDRTSVLQGNDPNDPFAVTSASRGFFDESYWDPNVSVGVQLSWNLFNGFQTSRRVQQRTIEVQKAEIALEQGVQGAVLEVEQALRNLASSRQRIAGQQQTVETAQVAYDFAAERLGTGLATQIDVRLASTQLDQAQLGYLQAAFDYLVARSALQRAVGVVLPEPIGTSEFTLTSIE, encoded by the coding sequence ATGCGCTTCCTCCTCCTGCCCCTCCTCCTCGTGGCCCTCTCGGCGCAGGCGCAGACGCCCGTCTCCGCCCGCACCGGTGCCGCGCCCGCGCCTACCGACAACGGGACCGAAGGCTCCGCCGCAGGCGTGCTTTCGCTCTCGCTCGAAGAGGCGATCCAGGTCGCGCTCGAGCGGAACTACGCTGTCCGCACGGCCGCGCTCGATGTCGCCACGGCGCAGGCGCAGGTCCGCGAGGCGTGGGGGCAGGTCCTGCCCAGCGCCGACGTGTCGAGCTCGTACACGCGCAACCTCGTCCAGGCCAACCCCTTCGCGGGGTCCGACGCGGGCGGGTTCTTCGACAGCTTCGGCGCGATCAGTTGGCTGGCGTTCAACGAAGGGGCGCGCACCGACGGCGACCCGGCGACCGAGCCGATCACCTTCGGCGAGTTCCGAGACCGCCAGAACCAGGGCTTTGCCGATGCCGGGATCGTTCAAAACGAGAACGACAACCCGTTCGGCGTCGCCAACCAGTTCCAGAACACGCTCTCGATCTCGCAGACGCTCTACAACGGGAGCGCGTTCGCGGCCATCCGGGGGGCGCAGAGCCTGAAAGACATCAACCAGGCCGCCCTCACCCAGCAGCAGCAAACCGCTATCGACCAGACGCGGCAGCTCTACTACGGGGCGCTTCTGGCGCAGGAGCAGGTCGGGGTCGTCCGGGCGAGCGTAGCGCGGACGCAGGCAACGCTCGGCGAGACGGCCCGCCGCGTGGCGCAGGGCGTGCTCCCGAAGTTCGAGCGGCTCACGGCCGAGGTCGAGGTCTCGAACCAGCAGACAGCGCTCATCGAGGCCCAGAACGGCGCGGCCCTCGCCCGGAACAACCTGCTCTTCGCGCTCGGCCTGCCGGTGAACCAGGAGGTCGCGCTCGCCGGCGACCTCGACCTGCCGCGCGACACGTTCTTCGACACCGTCTCGCTGGACGACGCCGTGGCGACGGCCCTCGAGCGGCGCCCCGACCTCGAGCAGGCCCGCCTGGCGATTGAACTGCAGAAGGTCAACCGAGGCATCACGCAGTCCGAGTACTTCCCGAGCCTGAGCGCGTTCGCCAACCTGAGCTACATCGGCAACGTCCCCGACGACCGCACCTCGGTTCTCCAGGGCAACGACCCGAACGACCCCTTCGCCGTCACGAGCGCCTCGCGCGGGTTCTTCGACGAGAGCTACTGGGACCCGAACGTTTCGGTCGGGGTGCAGCTTTCGTGGAACCTATTCAACGGCTTCCAGACGAGCCGCCGCGTGCAGCAGCGCACGATCGAGGTGCAGAAGGCCGAGATCGCGCTCGAACAGGGCGTGCAGGGCGCGGTGCTCGAAGTGGAGCAGGCGCTCCGTAACCTCGCCTCGTCGCGCCAGCGGATCGCCGGGCAGCAGCAGACCGTCGAGACGGCGCAGGTGGCCTACGACTTCGCCGCCGAGCGTCTCGGGACCGGCCTCGCCACGCAGATTGATGTCCGCCTCGCCTCGACCCAGCTCGACCAGGCCCAGCTCGGCTACCTCCAGGCCGCCTTCGACTACCTCGTCGCCCGCAGCGCGCTCCAGCGCGCCGTTGGCGTCGTCCTCCCCGAACCCATCGGCACGAGCGAATTCACCCTGACCTCCATCGAATGA
- a CDS encoding efflux RND transporter periplasmic adaptor subunit has protein sequence MTYSLSSTLARLSCGYRLAALALLIPMLFLLAACGGDAEDPEAGAPEAEGEAAEMVAPATPVEVVQIEAGTFRDVIELTGTVEAPDDATLSAEAGGTLVALAPLGTRVGRGGAVAQVNATLNRAVVAQAEAALEAAEAQAALAEDQYRRQEPLLADSIISAAEFEGVRTQQAAARAGVAQARAALAQAREQLANTRVSAPFTGTVEQHFVERGEQVAPGTPVARLVSTSTVEIAAGVPERYANDIRQGTPVRIVPTAYGLGETAGEVTFVGSAINAQNRTFPIEVAIDNRDRTLKPAMIARLYVTRSVLEDVLAVPLTAIVRDERGASVFVAVPEADGYVAENRVVETGAASGGRVVIASGIASGDRIVVAGQTQIATGDRLRITEVATAGLAASLE, from the coding sequence ATGACCTACTCTCTGTCCAGCACCCTTGCTCGCCTTTCTTGCGGCTACCGCCTCGCCGCCCTCGCGCTGCTGATCCCGATGCTCTTCCTCCTCGCCGCCTGCGGTGGCGACGCCGAGGACCCGGAGGCCGGCGCGCCAGAGGCCGAGGGCGAAGCCGCCGAGATGGTCGCTCCGGCGACGCCCGTCGAGGTCGTCCAGATCGAGGCGGGCACCTTCCGCGACGTGATCGAACTGACGGGCACCGTCGAGGCCCCGGACGACGCGACGCTCTCGGCCGAGGCCGGTGGGACGCTCGTCGCGCTCGCCCCGCTCGGGACGCGCGTCGGGCGCGGTGGGGCTGTCGCCCAGGTCAACGCGACGCTGAACCGGGCGGTCGTGGCGCAGGCCGAAGCCGCGCTCGAGGCGGCCGAGGCACAGGCGGCGCTCGCCGAGGACCAGTACCGCCGCCAGGAGCCGCTCCTGGCCGACTCCATCATCTCAGCAGCCGAGTTCGAGGGCGTCCGCACGCAGCAGGCGGCGGCGCGGGCAGGTGTGGCGCAGGCGCGGGCGGCGCTCGCCCAGGCGCGCGAGCAGCTCGCCAACACCCGCGTCTCGGCCCCGTTCACCGGGACCGTCGAGCAGCACTTCGTCGAGCGCGGCGAGCAGGTCGCGCCGGGGACGCCCGTGGCCCGGCTCGTCTCGACAAGCACGGTCGAGATCGCAGCCGGGGTGCCGGAGCGCTACGCCAACGACATCCGGCAGGGGACGCCGGTCCGCATCGTACCGACGGCCTACGGCCTCGGCGAGACAGCGGGCGAGGTTACGTTCGTCGGCAGCGCCATCAACGCGCAGAACCGGACCTTCCCCATCGAGGTCGCGATTGACAACCGGGACCGGACGCTCAAGCCAGCGATGATCGCCCGGCTGTACGTCACGCGGTCGGTCCTGGAGGATGTCCTCGCCGTGCCGCTGACGGCCATTGTCCGCGACGAGCGCGGGGCGAGCGTGTTCGTCGCCGTGCCTGAAGCCGACGGCTACGTCGCCGAAAACCGGGTCGTCGAGACCGGCGCGGCCTCGGGCGGGCGCGTTGTCATCGCGAGCGGGATCGCCTCGGGCGACCGCATCGTCGTGGCTGGGCAGACCCAGATCGCCACCGGCGACCGCCTCCGCATCACCGAGGTCGCCACGGCCGGCCTCGCCGCCTCGCTAGAATGA
- a CDS encoding BamA/TamA family outer membrane protein, with protein MRFALLCVLAAMLTASPARAQYPAPADSVAATLDPASDDEANQASDPDRVPYETETNLGAHVLALPATVWGGVAYLFRSLVLYAEYSGNIERAERLLQNRPPVYALPTLSVGGREGLAGGLTVFATEGLLGGQRSGRIGGFYAADGSYAASGRFNDGGLFGSPLRLLVSGGYERDAEERFFALGNDSDDDELIDYAFEQGLAGMGFELPVGAHVRLGADGEFKHYEVTSFDEEGGTPFPADSVAGFGGADFLSAGATFVLDFSRAGGLYAPRTVGGTELILGVRYGTDVSAAPAGGPLGYLRTSAEVRQFVPVPFLAPERRLALRARLVRVNAPGGDTVPFYELATLGGPDDLRGFRFDRFRDQGSLLVTAEYRWPIFNTFDAVLFTDAGQVFDDFEEIGLEEFHFDFGGGFRVFGAGGVAARVELAFSPEGPPRLIAQVGTSF; from the coding sequence ATGCGTTTCGCTCTTCTGTGCGTGCTCGCGGCGATGCTTACCGCCTCGCCCGCCCGCGCTCAGTATCCCGCCCCCGCCGACTCCGTCGCGGCGACGCTGGACCCGGCTTCGGACGACGAAGCGAACCAGGCGTCCGACCCGGACCGGGTTCCGTACGAGACCGAGACGAACCTCGGTGCGCACGTCCTCGCGCTTCCGGCTACGGTCTGGGGTGGCGTGGCCTACCTCTTCCGCTCGCTCGTGCTCTACGCCGAGTACAGCGGCAATATCGAGCGCGCCGAGCGGCTGCTCCAGAACCGGCCGCCCGTCTACGCGCTCCCGACGCTGAGCGTGGGCGGGCGCGAGGGTCTCGCGGGCGGGCTGACGGTCTTCGCCACCGAGGGGCTACTCGGCGGGCAGCGCAGCGGGCGGATCGGCGGTTTCTACGCGGCCGACGGCTCATACGCTGCCTCCGGCCGGTTCAACGACGGGGGCCTCTTCGGCAGCCCGCTTCGCCTGCTCGTCAGCGGAGGCTACGAGCGCGATGCCGAGGAGCGCTTCTTCGCCCTCGGCAACGACAGCGACGACGACGAACTGATCGACTACGCCTTCGAGCAGGGCCTGGCCGGGATGGGGTTCGAGCTACCCGTCGGCGCGCACGTCCGCCTCGGGGCCGACGGCGAGTTCAAGCACTACGAGGTGACGAGCTTCGACGAGGAAGGCGGCACGCCCTTCCCCGCCGACAGCGTCGCCGGGTTCGGCGGGGCGGACTTCCTCTCGGCTGGGGCGACGTTCGTGCTCGACTTCAGCCGGGCCGGGGGGCTCTACGCCCCGCGCACGGTCGGCGGGACCGAACTGATCCTCGGGGTCCGCTACGGCACCGACGTCTCGGCGGCCCCCGCCGGCGGCCCGCTCGGCTACCTCCGCACCTCGGCCGAGGTGAGGCAGTTCGTCCCGGTTCCCTTCCTCGCCCCCGAGCGGCGGCTCGCGCTCCGCGCCCGCCTCGTCCGCGTCAACGCACCGGGCGGCGACACGGTGCCGTTCTACGAACTCGCCACACTCGGCGGGCCGGACGACCTGCGCGGCTTCCGCTTCGACCGCTTCCGCGACCAGGGCAGTCTGCTCGTCACCGCCGAGTACCGCTGGCCCATCTTCAACACCTTCGACGCCGTCCTCTTCACCGACGCCGGGCAGGTCTTCGACGACTTTGAGGAGATCGGCCTTGAGGAATTCCACTTCGACTTCGGCGGCGGCTTCCGCGTCTTCGGGGCCGGAGGCGTCGCCGCCCGCGTCGAACTCGCCTTCAGCCCCGAAGGCCCGCCGCGCCTGATCGCCCAAGTGGGAACCTCGTTCTGA
- the asd gene encoding archaetidylserine decarboxylase (Phosphatidylserine decarboxylase is synthesized as a single chain precursor. Generation of the pyruvoyl active site from a Ser is coupled to cleavage of a Gly-Ser bond between the larger (beta) and smaller (alpha chains). It is an integral membrane protein.), translated as MSAFVRLQHLLPQHGLSRAVGLLASSEVPWIREPLIRLFASVYGIDMTEAERPDLASYRSFNDFFTRALVSSARPIDPASDSVVSPADGAVSQTGIIEQGELIQAKGIRYPFGALADVCAGPGFEGGAFVTVYLSPKDYHRVHLPLAGRLVRTVAVPGRLFSVNATTEAGVEGLFAVNERLVMEFETDAGRMLVVMVGAMIVASIETVWPGPRSPYQTKQVTEHDLAFEKGAEIGRFLLGSSVVLAFEQGRVRLDEALAPGFVVRMGEAVGSEVAA; from the coding sequence ATGAGCGCCTTCGTCCGCCTTCAGCACCTCCTCCCGCAGCACGGGCTGTCCCGCGCCGTGGGCCTCCTCGCGTCGTCCGAGGTGCCGTGGATTCGGGAGCCACTGATCCGCCTCTTCGCCAGCGTCTACGGTATCGATATGACCGAGGCTGAGCGTCCCGACCTCGCCAGCTACCGCTCGTTCAACGATTTCTTTACCCGCGCTCTCGTCTCCAGCGCCCGCCCCATCGACCCGGCATCGGACTCGGTCGTCAGCCCGGCCGACGGGGCGGTGAGCCAGACGGGAATCATCGAGCAGGGCGAGCTGATCCAGGCCAAAGGCATCCGCTACCCGTTCGGCGCGCTCGCCGACGTGTGCGCCGGTCCCGGCTTCGAGGGCGGGGCCTTCGTGACGGTCTACCTCTCGCCGAAGGACTACCACCGGGTCCACCTCCCGCTCGCCGGGCGGCTCGTGCGGACGGTCGCCGTCCCCGGCCGACTGTTCTCGGTCAACGCCACGACCGAGGCCGGGGTCGAGGGCCTGTTCGCCGTCAACGAGCGCTTGGTGATGGAGTTCGAGACCGACGCCGGCCGGATGCTCGTGGTGATGGTGGGAGCGATGATCGTGGCGAGCATCGAGACGGTGTGGCCCGGCCCACGCTCGCCGTACCAGACGAAGCAGGTAACCGAGCACGACCTCGCGTTCGAGAAGGGGGCCGAGATTGGACGGTTTCTCCTCGGCAGCAGCGTCGTCCTCGCCTTCGAGCAAGGCCGCGTCCGGCTCGACGAGGCGCTGGCCCCAGGCTTCGTCGTGCGGATGGGCGAGGCCGTCGGCTCGGAGGTCGCCGCCTGA
- a CDS encoding helix-turn-helix domain-containing protein, whose translation MEAAALSRRDRERLARRTDILAAARAVFAEHGYEQATLDEIAERAEFGKGTLYNYFPDGKEELFFTLFEEVVVDGIRRVIDASFPDAEPLDTPQAARNAFHGLIEGLLTHFEVNRESMMIFMKEGHRMVVSADRNEAAALHWLGIMEAVQRPVEAAMAHGALRALPAHPIAHLIMSNVRGVIMAEVDAECDPSGTFEARPLGSPTETADFITSVLFDGLLPRD comes from the coding sequence ATGGAAGCTGCTGCCCTCTCCCGCCGGGACCGCGAGCGCCTCGCTCGCCGCACCGACATCCTCGCCGCCGCCCGCGCCGTCTTCGCCGAGCATGGCTACGAGCAGGCCACGCTCGACGAGATCGCCGAGCGTGCCGAGTTCGGGAAAGGGACCCTCTACAACTACTTCCCCGACGGCAAGGAAGAACTCTTCTTCACGCTTTTCGAAGAGGTCGTCGTCGACGGGATCCGCCGCGTGATCGACGCGTCGTTTCCCGACGCCGAGCCGCTGGACACGCCGCAGGCTGCCCGGAACGCCTTCCACGGCCTGATCGAAGGGCTGCTGACGCACTTCGAGGTCAACCGCGAGTCGATGATGATCTTCATGAAGGAGGGCCACCGGATGGTCGTCTCGGCGGACCGGAACGAGGCGGCCGCCCTGCACTGGCTGGGCATCATGGAGGCCGTGCAGCGCCCCGTCGAGGCCGCGATGGCGCACGGTGCGCTCCGCGCGCTCCCGGCCCACCCCATTGCCCACCTCATCATGAGCAACGTGCGCGGCGTCATCATGGCCGAGGTCGACGCCGAGTGCGACCCGTCGGGGACGTTCGAGGCGCGCCCGCTCGGCTCCCCGACCGAGACGGCGGACTTCATCACGTCAGTTCTTTTCGACGGCCTACTGCCCCGCGACTAA
- a CDS encoding efflux RND transporter permease subunit gives MKITNLAIGNRIAVVVLTVVLVVGGLIAYVSIPKEAEPEIEFATVVVTTVYPGASPDDIESILTQEIEREVVSVDGIDDLRSISSESVSTVIIEFTPDVDVDNAIIDVREAVDRAKVDWPVEVEEPIVSEIDTSEFPVITVNLAANYSLAQLRDVSEDLQDEIESVPGILEVDLIGGLTREVQVDVDLAALQGYNLTFGDVIETVQRENINIPGGSVDVDRQNYLVRVNGDLDTPEQINDLVIDAPGGRPIYVRDVAEARLGFRERSTYARLQVLRTEVEDGEYVVNPDPVNLNVVSLSVKKRPGTNIIEVVDRVRETVAEYPLPGGTEVTFTGDSSENVETLVSDLENNIISGLIFVVLVLLFFLGVRNATLVGLAIPLSMFLSFVIFAVMGQTLNFIILFSLIIALGMMVDNAVVIIENIYRYREMGYGRWEAARLGTGEVGLAVAASTATTVAAFAPMLLWPGIIGKFMSYMPLTLIVVLSSSLFVALVINPVVTGYFMRLDGEEAPKRSRRFRLGATAAIVFLGIVLALANWKTFVVLAVAVPLLYFLQTRVLGPFSKRFQEETVPRQTARYRAFLTWMLERDYSEDRAMLRNTFALSSFTLGALLLIGGAMLGGVSQPASLLLLVPGGLLLAVGALGILFHALETIMLGRMGSVKGGAIFGAVVGTLCLLLWFGGRIEEPIIILELMALPAVIVVFGLIGAAVLGDRTRLVLTDNRARLLTATLAALVAIFGLFALAPTGVEFFPPNDPNFIEVNVEAPLGTNIEASNAIANEAYNRIEQVLAENDASEENVKTVLTRVGVGGDVLFGGGSASPEYSTVTLTMKDFSDRAEPSTLTIRKIREQLQGIPGTSIEIVKDQNGPPTGRPVNIEVAGEDFDQIVSVSQELKQRLVRGATELDPETGEPVLAGLVDISDDLDTGRPQFQVDVDRERAAQFGLSTRQISQTIQAAINGFETSTFRTGEDEYDIVVRLRKQDRESLEALRSLTILYEGQQIPLVSVADISIGTGLGNITRLDQERVVSVSGGAAEGVNGNALLGTVQGYLADYVENEVPPGITIRYTGESEDQAESFGFLTTALLIALALITIILLLQFNSVGNTLIIMIATGLSLIGVMLGLILTRTPFGLMTFIGLISLAGIVVNNAIVLIDYIEQLRSRGLEKQEAVIEGGATRLRPVILTALTTVIGLVPLTFGLNIDFVGLLTDLDPAFALGSENTQFWGPMGTAIISGLTFATFLTLVIVPVMYSTFDSLATRLSSSRAEQATPDTSDDALAPAGTLTPAAVPVAGRGDGGPMTEKPTTRS, from the coding sequence ATGAAAATCACCAACCTCGCCATCGGGAACCGCATCGCCGTCGTCGTGCTGACGGTGGTCCTCGTCGTGGGCGGCCTGATCGCCTACGTCTCGATCCCCAAAGAGGCCGAGCCCGAGATCGAGTTCGCCACGGTCGTCGTGACGACGGTCTACCCCGGGGCCAGCCCGGACGACATCGAGTCCATCCTCACGCAGGAGATCGAGCGCGAGGTCGTCTCGGTCGACGGCATCGACGACCTGCGGAGCATCTCGTCCGAGAGCGTCTCGACGGTCATCATCGAGTTCACGCCGGACGTGGACGTGGACAACGCCATCATCGACGTGCGCGAGGCCGTGGACCGCGCCAAAGTCGACTGGCCGGTCGAGGTCGAGGAGCCCATCGTCTCGGAGATCGACACGAGCGAGTTTCCGGTGATCACGGTCAACCTCGCGGCGAACTACTCGCTGGCCCAGCTCCGCGACGTGTCCGAAGACCTCCAGGACGAGATCGAGAGCGTCCCCGGCATCCTCGAAGTCGACCTCATCGGCGGGCTGACGCGCGAGGTGCAGGTGGACGTGGACCTCGCGGCGCTCCAGGGCTACAACCTCACCTTCGGCGACGTCATCGAGACCGTCCAGCGGGAGAACATCAACATCCCCGGCGGCTCGGTCGACGTGGACCGGCAGAACTACCTCGTCCGCGTCAACGGCGACCTCGACACGCCGGAGCAGATCAACGACCTCGTGATCGACGCGCCGGGCGGGCGGCCGATCTACGTCCGCGACGTGGCCGAGGCGCGGCTCGGCTTCCGCGAGCGCAGCACCTACGCCCGCCTCCAGGTCCTCCGCACCGAGGTCGAGGACGGCGAGTACGTCGTCAACCCCGACCCGGTCAACCTGAACGTGGTCTCGCTGAGCGTCAAGAAGCGCCCCGGCACCAACATCATCGAGGTCGTCGACCGCGTCCGCGAGACCGTCGCCGAGTACCCGCTTCCGGGCGGGACCGAAGTGACGTTCACGGGGGATTCGTCGGAGAACGTCGAGACGCTCGTGAGCGACCTCGAGAACAACATCATCTCGGGGCTGATCTTCGTCGTCCTCGTGCTGCTCTTCTTCCTCGGGGTGCGCAACGCGACGCTCGTCGGGCTCGCGATCCCGCTCTCGATGTTCCTCTCGTTCGTGATCTTCGCGGTGATGGGGCAGACGCTGAACTTCATCATCCTGTTCAGCCTGATTATCGCGCTCGGGATGATGGTCGACAACGCGGTCGTGATCATCGAGAACATCTACCGCTACCGCGAGATGGGCTACGGGCGCTGGGAGGCGGCGCGCCTCGGGACGGGCGAGGTCGGCCTCGCCGTCGCGGCTTCGACCGCGACGACGGTCGCGGCGTTCGCGCCGATGCTGCTCTGGCCGGGCATCATCGGCAAGTTCATGAGCTACATGCCGCTCACGCTCATCGTCGTGCTCTCGTCGAGCCTGTTCGTCGCGCTCGTGATCAACCCGGTCGTGACGGGGTACTTCATGCGGCTCGACGGCGAGGAGGCCCCGAAGCGGAGTCGCCGCTTCCGCCTCGGGGCAACCGCCGCGATCGTCTTTCTCGGGATTGTCCTCGCGCTCGCCAACTGGAAGACGTTCGTCGTCCTCGCCGTGGCGGTCCCGCTGCTGTATTTCCTCCAGACGCGCGTCCTGGGCCCGTTCTCCAAGCGGTTTCAGGAGGAGACCGTCCCGCGCCAGACCGCGCGCTACCGCGCCTTCCTGACGTGGATGCTGGAGCGCGACTACAGCGAGGACCGGGCGATGCTCCGCAACACGTTCGCGCTCAGCAGCTTCACGCTCGGCGCGCTCCTCCTCATCGGCGGGGCGATGCTGGGCGGCGTGAGCCAGCCGGCCTCCCTCCTCCTCCTCGTCCCCGGCGGCCTCCTCCTCGCTGTCGGCGCGCTCGGGATCCTCTTCCACGCGCTCGAAACGATCATGCTCGGGCGGATGGGGTCGGTCAAGGGCGGGGCCATCTTCGGCGCGGTCGTAGGCACCCTCTGCCTGCTCCTGTGGTTCGGAGGGCGGATCGAGGAGCCGATCATCATCCTGGAGCTGATGGCGCTCCCGGCGGTCATCGTCGTCTTCGGGCTGATCGGCGCGGCGGTTCTCGGAGACCGGACGCGGCTCGTCCTCACCGACAACCGGGCGCGGCTCTTGACGGCGACGCTCGCCGCGCTCGTCGCCATCTTCGGCCTCTTTGCCCTCGCCCCGACGGGCGTCGAGTTCTTCCCGCCCAACGACCCCAACTTCATCGAGGTCAACGTCGAGGCCCCGCTCGGAACCAACATCGAGGCGTCGAACGCGATTGCCAACGAGGCCTACAACCGGATCGAGCAGGTGCTCGCCGAGAACGACGCCAGCGAGGAGAACGTCAAGACCGTCCTCACGCGCGTCGGCGTCGGCGGCGACGTGCTCTTCGGCGGCGGCTCGGCCAGCCCCGAGTACAGCACGGTCACGCTCACGATGAAGGACTTCTCCGACCGCGCCGAGCCGAGCACGCTGACCATCCGCAAGATCCGCGAGCAGCTCCAGGGCATCCCCGGCACCTCGATTGAGATCGTCAAGGACCAGAACGGCCCGCCGACCGGGCGCCCGGTCAACATCGAGGTCGCGGGCGAGGACTTCGACCAGATCGTCAGCGTCTCGCAAGAGCTCAAGCAGCGCCTCGTCCGCGGCGCGACGGAGCTCGACCCCGAGACGGGCGAGCCGGTCCTCGCCGGCCTCGTCGACATCTCGGACGACCTCGACACGGGCCGCCCCCAGTTCCAGGTCGACGTCGACCGCGAGCGCGCGGCGCAGTTCGGGCTTTCGACGCGCCAGATCTCGCAGACCATCCAGGCTGCGATCAACGGCTTCGAGACGAGCACCTTCCGCACGGGCGAGGACGAGTACGACATCGTCGTCCGCCTCCGCAAGCAGGACCGCGAGAGCCTCGAAGCCCTCCGCAGCCTGACGATCCTCTACGAGGGCCAGCAGATCCCGCTCGTCTCGGTTGCCGACATCTCGATCGGCACCGGGCTGGGCAACATCACGCGGCTCGACCAGGAGCGCGTCGTGAGCGTCTCCGGCGGGGCCGCCGAGGGGGTCAACGGCAACGCGCTGCTCGGGACCGTCCAGGGCTACCTCGCCGACTACGTCGAGAACGAGGTCCCGCCCGGCATCACGATCCGCTACACCGGCGAGAGCGAAGACCAAGCCGAGAGCTTCGGCTTCCTCACGACGGCCCTCCTGATCGCGCTTGCGCTCATCACGATCATCCTGCTCTTGCAGTTCAACTCGGTCGGCAACACGCTCATCATCATGATCGCAACCGGGCTGTCCCTCATTGGCGTGATGCTTGGGCTGATCCTCACGCGGACGCCCTTCGGGCTGATGACGTTCATCGGGCTGATCTCGCTCGCCGGGATCGTGGTCAACAACGCGATCGTGCTCATCGACTACATCGAGCAACTCCGCAGCCGGGGGCTGGAGAAGCAGGAGGCCGTGATCGAGGGCGGGGCGACGCGCCTCCGGCCGGTGATTCTGACCGCGCTCACGACGGTGATCGGCCTCGTCCCCCTCACGTTCGGGCTGAACATCGACTTCGTCGGCCTCCTCACGGACCTCGACCCGGCCTTTGCCCTCGGCTCGGAGAACACGCAGTTCTGGGGACCGATGGGGACGGCGATCATCTCGGGCCTGACGTTTGCGACCTTCCTCACGCTCGTCATCGTCCCGGTGATGTATTCGACGTTCGACTCGCTGGCGACCCGGCTGTCGTCGTCCCGGGCGGAGCAGGCCACGCCAGACACCTCGGACGACGCGCTCGCGCCGGCGGGGACGCTCACGCCGGCCGCCGTCCCGGTCGCCGGACGCGGCGACGGCGGCCCGATGACCGAGAAGCCCACGACGCGGAGCTAA